Within the Burkholderia ubonensis genome, the region CTGCATTCCGTCCAGATTCCGATCATGGAAGCCGGGTTGCGCTTTCGCATATTCACGCGCTTCGTTCATGATTTCGTCGCGGTACTTGCCAAGGTAAGGCGCGCTTGAACTCGCGCTGCCCGCGCGGCTAAATCGGCCAATCTGGATAAGACGCGTCTGATAGCTTCCCGGGATGTTGTTGGCAGCCATCCAGTCGAGATCGTCATAATACGCATTGACCTCCTTGGCACGCGCAGCATCGGCGCCCGCCAGTGCTCTGGTGCGTTGCGCCGCCAAACCAGCTCGGGCTGTCGCCGAGCCGAGCGGAGTCATGGCATGCGCCTCTTTCGCCATGGCCTCCTGGTTCGCGAGACTCTGTTTCGTACGCGAATCGACGATACGTTTGGCCGTGTCGATGTCATTCAGGGCCATCACTTTCATGCCGACTTCCTGCTGCGATCCGTATCGGTCGAGCCAGGACACCGGGTCGTTGCGAAAGCCGTTCAGTTCGTGAACGTTGCCGACCGCATCCCACAAAGCGAACAACATTGGGGGATAGTTCGACGGAGTAGCCCGGCCTCCACCAGAATCCGTTTGTCCAACGTGGACCATCATTTTCACAAGCGACTGGCTCGCCGACAGTGGCGATGCCTGTCGGATGTTCAAAGGATAACGCGACACCTCACGGGCAAGCAGATCTTCTCGATAGCTACCATCGTCTGCAGTAAAGCGCTCCTTGTCGTCAAACGGGCGCAACTGTTTTGCGTCTAGGCCCGGCATGTACTCGAGTACATCGTTAACTGACGACTCAGTTGCAACGACCGCGTGACCTGTCCCATCCTTTCCGGTAGCGATCCATTTTGACGGCTCGATCCATTGCATGCGTTGTTCACGCAAGTCTGCGTAAATCTCGTATTTATCGAATGTTCGTGGATGCCATGCAAGTTGCGAGAATGCGATATAGACCTTGCCCGTACAGAGTTCGGGCTGCTCGATCGCGATGACATCCATCGGTACGGCTATGGCACACAATGCACAGTTCGGATGGGTCGTCGGAACGGACGGGAGCGGTCGCGACTGCTTCCATAACCGACCGTCTTCAGTCACCTTGTACACTTCCCAGTAATTAGGACCACGTGCACCTACTTCGTAGAAAAGATAGAGCCACCCGTCGCGCAAGGTCCGCAAACCATACTGATGCTCGGAGAGGCTAACATTGGTGACACGGTCGCCGACGATGCCGGCGGGCATCTTGGCCTTGATCGTGTTGGGCAAGACTGCGTACCGCACCGGCAAGATCGGCAACCCCGTCTTCTCACAGTTGGCACATTTCTGGTTATTTGCTGCCATACGCTCTCTTCGTATCGAATTCAGGCAATTTTGCCAACACCAATCAACGGGGCGACGAAGCGCTCAATCGCTCGTACCAAGCACCGTCTCTAATTTCTACAATGTCTTGTTCCGTCAATACACTAACTGCTGCCGTATAAAACTTGTCTGGCGCTCTAGCACCCAAAAGCTGCAGCACCTTCGGATGTAGGTCGAACTGCGGGTGCCATGCTAGAGCACTCTCGACAAATGCCACGCGATCGTCCCGGTCGAACAGTCCATAGTGCTCTGCACGCTCCGCGGCAGCGACTGCTGCAGCAATTTCGGAGGGTTCCGGTTGGCGATCAACCTTCATGGCATACAACGCAAGCGCTCTATTGACCGATCCGTGACGATGAATCTGCTGCCACTGCTCGGTCGTCAACGACAGATCGGCACGTGACCCGGCCAACACACTGTACGTGCGAGGTTTAGCGCTCGCGTCAAGCGCATGCCATACCTTTACGGGCCCTAGTAGCGTCTGCTGTTGTTCTTGGGAGAGCACTGGCCAGATCAGACTAAGGGCTCGCGTGTCGTAGAAGCGCAGCACACACGGCAGCCCTTCCTCGTTGTACTGCAAAACGTGGCGGCCCCAATGCTCCGCGACCTCGTCCAACGATGCGTCACTGGCGAGCCACCCACCGACGCGCTGCCCCAGTCCTTCGGCCATTGACATAGGACGACGGTCCTCGAAGGCAATCCTCACACTCTCCGCAAATGCTCCAGCCCCTTCCGGAGTATTAAGGTCCAACTCAACGAGATATGGCCGGTGATTGTCAGGAAACGCATCGTGCATCACCTCCACGATCGCACGCTTCAATTGGCGGAACCGCTGGGCTTCCTCGTCGTCATTCGTGAAATCTCGCTGACTCGGATCGACGACAAGATAGCAGTGCATCTCCGGCCGCTTGCTGAAGTATGTGCGCAAGCTGCTGACGGCCGCGTCTATCGCGATGACCTCCGGCGAGTCGTCCATACCGAGCGCGTCTGAGTTTTCCATATTCACTACTCCAGCACAACGCTCGAAGCGCTATCTGCGGCCGCCGAAGCCGTCTTCCAGGCACACCCCTTCGGCACGCTCGCAATCGGTGAAGGCAGGCGCATTGACGACGCCCCCGGCTTATCCCAGCTCGAACACTTCTCGAGAATCTGCCCGCTCGTCCCGTTCTCGATCAGATCAGGCGTTATCTTTATGTACGATCCACCCGCACCGATCCAGATCTCCTTCTCTGCCGAAATCACGACTCTCCCGTTCGAACTCGTGATCGTCACGTCGTTGAGCGCCGCGAGCTTCATCTCGTCGCTCTGCGCCTGAATTTCCACCTTGCCCTTCGCCGCAAACAACTTGATCCCTGCATTCTGCGCGAACAGGCTGATCTTCTCCATCACGCTCGCTATCAGCGATTTGCCGGCCGCCACGTGCGTGCTCTTGCCGCTCACGATATTGACTTGCTGGTTGGCCGTCAGTTGCGCTGAATCCTGAGTCGACAGCCCCAGACCCGCAGGACTCGCCATCAGCATGATCGGCGTCGAAAAGCCGTTCGCGTTACCCGTGCCGCCGCCACCGGTCCGGCCGCCGCTGCCAGCCCCACCGCTCACGCTATAGTGCGTCGCGTCGGTGAACTTCTTGAGTGCGTCCTGCCCTTCCTGCAAACTTTCAGCCTGATTCGACGAGCTCGCCTGCGACGTCAGATCGATAACGGTCTCCGCACTGGCCAACTGCTCGGACGCTGCGGTCACGTTCAACGGCTGGTTCGTCGCGGTCGGGTGGGTCGATACGAACAAGCCCTGTCCCGCCCGAATGGCGCCGTAGGCGTCGGATTTAAGGTCGAACCCACTTCCAAGGAAAGCGCCGCGCGTATTGTCGGTCTGCTGGATCAGGTACCCCAGATGCAAGTGGGACTGATAGCTGCTCGAGTAAAGGTGCACCCGATTCTGCTGCGTCGAGTCGTCCATTACGAGCTGGTTGTAGCCAGTGCCGCCGTATTCACGCGAGCGCTGACCCGACAGCAAGCCGTTCGTGTGCCACACCGGCTGCGTAGCACCCCCGTACATTCTCGCAATGATCACGGGCCGGTCACAGTCACCTTCCATGAAACCGACCACCACTTCATCACCCTTGCGCAGCGGCTGAATTCCCCCACGATTGGAGCCTGCATCAAGGAACGTCGGGCGTACCCAACACGATGCGCGTTCATCCTGGCCATTGCGGCGATTCCAGTGGAACCACACCTTCACCCGGTTCAGTGAATCGGTGTACACCTCTTCCCCGCTCGGCCCGGCGACGATTGCATTCTGCAACTGCATGACCGGTTTCTTGTGTTCGAACGGGCTACGGAACGGGACGTTGCGCGGTTGCGCCTCCACCACCACCTGAAAGAAACCTTCGCTGCCGTCTGCGTGGCGGACCGTTGCGCCAGCCTTTGCTTGCGCAACTTCTGCAGCCAGCCCGTCGGGAAACTGATCCGCCTCGTCCAGACCAGGCAGGTTATTGCAGATCAGCCAGTCGACTCCGAGCAGAACAAATTCGCGATCCGGTTGGCTGCCCGCATCATGCACCGGATGACCGCGAAGTTCGAAGCGCCGCCCCGGCATCGCGCAGCGCAAGCCGCCTATTCCGTGAAAACGCTTCATCCGCGATTTGCGCTCTTCAAGCCGAATCTGCGCAAGACGCTCACCCTGCTCGCGGTCCGACCACATGTACGCGCCAGGGTAGTCGTAGATTTCCCCATCGGTCGGCAACTCGCCGTTCACGTCCGTCACGCCCTGTACCTGGCGAGGGAGATCGGGGCGCTTGTAGTCGAACGACCGCGTCGTCAGTTGCGCACTGTCGATCTGAAGCTGCTCTTTCCACTGCGCGAATCCATCCAGTTCCCCACTGATTTCGGTGGGACCGAACTCGACAACCGGCTGTTTCAGTTGAGGGACGAAATAAACGTCGTCCGTCACAACCATCGTGTGCGATCGGCCATTTTCGGCTTGCTCGAAGTACGGAAATACGCCGACCTCCTCCATGCTGCGATAGACGAAATTCAGGTCGTATTCCCACTGCACGCGATTCGAATAGGACGGCAGCGGCTTGTGCAGATCGATGCGGAACGCGCCCCGCGCTTGCGGGTGCTCATTGAAGACGTCCACCAGTATCTGCTCGCCGTTCTGCTCCTGCCAGTCGCGCATGTCGCGGCGCAGGCGCAAGAAGTAAAGCCAGGACGAGAACGCCAGCTTGTAAAAAGTCAACGGGCCATCCGCACCCAGCCGGCTGAAACGGTGGACGTAGCCA harbors:
- a CDS encoding DUF4123 domain-containing protein, with the protein product MENSDALGMDDSPEVIAIDAAVSSLRTYFSKRPEMHCYLVVDPSQRDFTNDDEEAQRFRQLKRAIVEVMHDAFPDNHRPYLVELDLNTPEGAGAFAESVRIAFEDRRPMSMAEGLGQRVGGWLASDASLDEVAEHWGRHVLQYNEEGLPCVLRFYDTRALSLIWPVLSQEQQQTLLGPVKVWHALDASAKPRTYSVLAGSRADLSLTTEQWQQIHRHGSVNRALALYAMKVDRQPEPSEIAAAVAAAERAEHYGLFDRDDRVAFVESALAWHPQFDLHPKVLQLLGARAPDKFYTAAVSVLTEQDIVEIRDGAWYERLSASSPR
- a CDS encoding type VI secretion system Vgr family protein; translated protein: MGHTALYKTLRLGDAQYNRLVKLDTPLGVDWLLPLYVKGTARLGRDYEFEIDAVSPRGSQIELSALLAKPVTLWIQQTDGSYMPIHGYVHRFSRLGADGPLTFYKLAFSSWLYFLRLRRDMRDWQEQNGEQILVDVFNEHPQARGAFRIDLHKPLPSYSNRVQWEYDLNFVYRSMEEVGVFPYFEQAENGRSHTMVVTDDVYFVPQLKQPVVEFGPTEISGELDGFAQWKEQLQIDSAQLTTRSFDYKRPDLPRQVQGVTDVNGELPTDGEIYDYPGAYMWSDREQGERLAQIRLEERKSRMKRFHGIGGLRCAMPGRRFELRGHPVHDAGSQPDREFVLLGVDWLICNNLPGLDEADQFPDGLAAEVAQAKAGATVRHADGSEGFFQVVVEAQPRNVPFRSPFEHKKPVMQLQNAIVAGPSGEEVYTDSLNRVKVWFHWNRRNGQDERASCWVRPTFLDAGSNRGGIQPLRKGDEVVVGFMEGDCDRPVIIARMYGGATQPVWHTNGLLSGQRSREYGGTGYNQLVMDDSTQQNRVHLYSSSYQSHLHLGYLIQQTDNTRGAFLGSGFDLKSDAYGAIRAGQGLFVSTHPTATNQPLNVTAASEQLASAETVIDLTSQASSSNQAESLQEGQDALKKFTDATHYSVSGGAGSGGRTGGGGTGNANGFSTPIMLMASPAGLGLSTQDSAQLTANQQVNIVSGKSTHVAAGKSLIASVMEKISLFAQNAGIKLFAAKGKVEIQAQSDEMKLAALNDVTITSSNGRVVISAEKEIWIGAGGSYIKITPDLIENGTSGQILEKCSSWDKPGASSMRLPSPIASVPKGCAWKTASAAADSASSVVLE